acttCACCAATACCAGAAGAACAACATTGGCAGTCCATTGCTTCAGCAATGTAGATAGGTAATGGCTTAAGCAGAAACTTCCCAGTGAAGAAACAGTGGCGTTCATTTTCGTTGAATTGAAACCCCCAACATTCAAACAAATTAAGTGGACTTCtatcattttctctcttttgtaAAAACCCATTCATGCGCTTTGAAATCAGTAGCTATCTTCACCGACATTCTCATTCATTACCAGCTTTGGGCTGATGTCAAAGCCCGGTTCACTTTTTTTTGTTGCTGTTGTTCTTCGCCGCCATCCCGGTGCGGCTAAGGATAATAGCGGTaggaaatttgtaaatttttataaaatttgattaaaagattggcaaaaattatttctttagtccctctcaattttgatattgaacaaattagtccttcttaagaaaaaacttaaaagcAATCTAATTatagtcaattttaaaagtgagaCAATTAATCATAACATTaatgtttcttttcttaattttaaataattttaattggtataataataaattcaactattagattttacaattcgactatttatatatatttgaaactaaaaggttttttcttaattttataaaattttcaaatatcttTTCCAAATCAAgaccaatttgataaaaatatgtacacattgaagacttaatttttattatataaatcaaatttatgtataaatgacgaaaaagattattttttgtgattaattgtccttagttaCTTACTTTTGAATTTAAAGAGAATTAAATTGGTCTTATTTTTTAGAGGAACAATTTGCTAAATTCCTAATTTGAGAGGAATTGAAGTGTTTTTacacaaatttttatttaaaatcctaattcattttcatttctattaaatctaaGTGTTCTTGTCGATtttaaatccaatttaattaaatttccgTTTAATGACCAACTCCGCTATTTGAATATCAATATCTAAATTCATtacaaatagtaataaaaatataaagattaaaatatattctaaatCACTCTACCCTTcgtcttttaaaatttagttttctacttttattttaaagaacTTAGTCACTTTATTTTCTCGAATTTAAAATGCAAGTCAAActcatttgttaaattcatacttATTACTAcatcatttgttttatttcattttgtggCTATCAATTGAATCTTTTTTAAAATGACACGCCAAGCTAATTTAACGAGAGAATTTCAATTGCACtaacaattaaatatcaaattaaaaataatataatatttttcaaaattttaaaaatgatataagcAGATactaaaatgaatttgaattaaccatttatttaaaaatattagcgATTTGAGCAAAATGTTACACCCATATTTTAGATTTGAGCaagcataaaatttattaatattatgttaaattatttatacaacTATAATTCAACATAATATCAATGAAGTACTCGAGATTATTCAGGAAGCCTCCGAAGGGTATGCAATGGCTAGAATGGAGCCGGTGTAAGTATTGAATTTCTCTTCTTATACCAAAAAATGTATAGTAATATTCAttgtattatttgtatatttataatttatccttaatatgtaatttatctttttatttttaagaatttaaaattatactttttagttttcaaattttgtatatttattaataCCGTTAAAATTTGCCGGGAACTAGATTTGTCCAAAGGTTCGATAATCTGTTCGGTCTGACTTGAGCCaagtttggtaaaaaaaaaaattatgcctTAACTCAGTCCAAACTGACCCaaactcaatttaaataataaaaaatattttaaatttaattaatataaaatagaaactaaaaaattatttttaatatttttaagcaagATAACAATATTAACTACTAAATTCCATTCTTTAATCCGAAATTTTAAAACCCCAAATTGAAAGAGTCATACATGCCCGTAATGATTCTTAACCATTTTGTCAAAGCGAGTTTCTTTTCATCATTCTAGTTGAGGCCATaatttaaaagggaaaaaaatggaaatttggcATTCATGGAAAGTTCAGTTGAAACGCAAAACAAAAACTTTTCAATGTCTCAAAAATTCATGATTTCCAacatcaaataacataatttttgaaacattctcaattaaaaaaatgatttcacTCCATGCATAACTCAAAAGATCCTGTTTGAAGGTCCCATGGTACTCTTCAAGTAAAGGCACCTCACCTGCAAATCAACACATTTAATCCCAGTGAAAATGATCCCAAAAATTCCCTCACATAACATACCATCAATGAAATCGACAAAAGTAGAGGTAACTCACATTTTGCCAGTTTTTCTTCAACAATGAAACAAGGAAATTGACGCTCATTTGCACGTTTTGGAAGATCTGCTTCTCCTCCATTGCTACATTCCCAACGGCGACTCCCatgcaaagaactttcttcaATTGGAACTTCACCATTGCCTTTGTCTCATTCACTTTGGACTCCAAAGATTCCTGGTGAGTAACAAGGGTTGGGAATTTCCCTGCATTCGTGCAAAAATATTAGCTGCGTAATCTAAAATCACAACTAAGGTAGACCAGTCCAGTATGAACTGAACTTAAAAAACCAATCTCATAAACCCAAAGCAAACTCAATCCAGTTTGACCATGAAAAGTTAACCCAAACTCTTCGATCCTGAATGCAAACTGACACAAACCAAAATAGCCTAGACACAAAAAGACCTGAACCTAAAATGACCCAAACAAGTAGCTCAAAATGATCCAAATCTGAAAATGACCAAAACTTGAAATGATCCATAACCATTATGACCAGACCTAAAAAATCAAGCCTCAAACccgaatttgaaaagatttaacATACAATGGCTCAAATCCAAAATTGAAACCGACCTAAAACCATCCCAACTGACAGGTCTATATACAAGTAGTACATTTGCAAATGCCTAATAATATACAAcataaaattgttgaaaattggTGCAATACTGATACTCATATATAAAACTTGCCTGCTTTGTTGAGACCAGGACCCAAGAGACGGGGGATCTGCTTGATGACAGATTCAGAGGCCAAAAATGCATGATATTTCTTAGCAAGCTTCTTGACCAACTTCTTGTTCTTGTTTAGCTTCTTCAATGCTTCAACAT
The nucleotide sequence above comes from Gossypium raimondii isolate GPD5lz chromosome 13, ASM2569854v1, whole genome shotgun sequence. Encoded proteins:
- the LOC105783291 gene encoding 60S ribosomal protein L10a: MSKLQSDALREAISTIVANSKEKSRKFTETIELQIGLKNYDPQKDKRFSGSVKLPHIPRPKMKICMLGDAQHVEEAEKIGLDYMDVEALKKLNKNKKLVKKLAKKYHAFLASESVIKQIPRLLGPGLNKAGKFPTLVTHQESLESKVNETKAMVKFQLKKVLCMGVAVGNVAMEEKQIFQNVQMSVNFLVSLLKKNWQNVRCLYLKSTMGPSNRIF